In Mongoliitalea daihaiensis, one DNA window encodes the following:
- a CDS encoding DUF2061 domain-containing protein encodes MILDQPIKRWFINKKGQDSNFKSFLKSISWRIVGTLDTMVISYFVTGELMMAISIGSIEVITKIALYYLHERAWEAATKLEKDEPTEKFA; translated from the coding sequence ATGATACTAGATCAGCCCATCAAGCGATGGTTTATCAATAAAAAGGGACAGGACAGCAACTTCAAAAGCTTCCTAAAGTCCATATCCTGGAGGATAGTCGGTACCTTGGATACCATGGTTATCTCCTATTTTGTGACAGGAGAATTGATGATGGCGATATCTATAGGTTCTATTGAAGTCATTACTAAAATCGCTTTGTATTACTTACACGAGCGTGCATGGGAAGCAGCAACCAAACTAGAAAAAGATGAGCCTACAGAAAAGTTTGCATGA
- a CDS encoding RrF2 family transcriptional regulator produces the protein MLSKKTKYAFHALTYLGKNRDQKTVLIQDISNEYGISHKFLENILLELKKAGILGSKKGKGGGYYLIKDPKDVALSKVIRLLDGPIALLPCVSLNYYEPCVECKDETACGLNKVMIQVRDEMLNVLENKTLADILDKE, from the coding sequence ATGCTATCCAAAAAAACCAAATACGCTTTCCACGCCCTTACCTATCTGGGCAAAAACAGAGATCAAAAGACCGTATTGATCCAAGACATCTCCAATGAATATGGGATTTCCCATAAATTTCTGGAAAACATACTCTTGGAATTGAAGAAAGCAGGTATCCTCGGTAGCAAAAAAGGAAAAGGTGGGGGATACTACCTTATCAAGGATCCAAAAGATGTTGCCTTATCCAAGGTCATCCGATTACTAGATGGGCCTATCGCATTACTTCCATGTGTGAGTTTAAATTACTACGAACCTTGTGTAGAATGTAAAGACGAGACAGCATGTGGCCTGAATAAAGTGATGATTCAAGTGCGTGATGAGATGTTAAACGTATTGGAAAACAAGACCTTAGCGGATATTTTAGATAAAGAATAA